The following proteins come from a genomic window of Hymenobacter canadensis:
- a CDS encoding alpha-2-macroglobulin family protein — MRSFLFSLLALLMLLPGSSQNPPAGAGPGTPAAWKKIDQLLAKDQTASADKLVEVIYQQARQRQDTPEYLRALLYKLRLLEQKEEEADEKAIALVEADLKTARFPARPILHSLLAQLYSNYYQEHRYQLYDRTRAAAPDPADQSANDLRTWDAARLGSAVLQHYRASLLDEPQRQQQLKLAALGYAVTGGDAESRALTPTLYDLLARRAIEGLGNDEFYVTRPAEQFELTNPALFGSAAEFAQLKLTAPLADSLNGQLQVLRVLQQLTAFRLREAATNPAALADVDLARLRFVREHAALPDEDALYRAALLRAIDTYKALPIASRFMFEQANSLRETDPTQARTLALAAEKAWPKSQGAQQARNLRLEIEAVELRFTTEEVVLPGQPWLLKLNVRNVPKLYATAYRISAARQLRELEKPTRYDEDRFQKRYARVLAGKPAAAWVLELPGPADYHDHTVQHAGPALPLGHYLIVLSTAEDAPTKEKAGVATAYAELSVSELSELRRNAPAQEGPEVLVLHRQTGAPQAGVQVLPFFQYYDQKAGQYKQRRGSAQATTAEGLTQIVLGTATGQNTQLRALLLTQGRDSLLTTQNGYYGPRRGARELEQPQRRTFLYTDRAIYRPGQTLYFKGIFTETRAGKSQLLTKQAVSVRLVDVNGQTVQTLPFTTSEFGSFHGSLMLPTGLLNGEMSLQTDAGNVSFAVEDYKRPTFQVTFEPVAGTPVLGQSVTVRGKATAYAGQPIDGATVQYRVVRRTFWPFFGRGFYGGDQPELEILSGTTRTDSAGGFVVTFVAKGEAAAGSGKRGNWGPGYAFEVTADVTDAAGETRTGQQSVSLSTSALTLRLDVPEQLNREQLPPLQLLSTNAAGEPRPARGTLRLFRLAPPARALRPRAWDRPEREALSREEFQRRFPLDAYAREDNDSTWARTLVLTQDFDTDKTPLLPNLRAALATQEPGRYLLEATAPAATEPEVKAEQRFTLFSATAATLPLPTFDWFVALQDSVLPGQPARFLVGSSVAGARVLLEVEAKGETLRHEWLTLTANEQRVVEIPTTVALDGAQLHLHLTQIRDNRLYHHTATVQVATPHAPLALSIATFRDKLQPGQQETWRVTIRQANGQPAAAEMLASLYDKSLDVFRPHSFAEPEFARPYYPAVLAWNGRFGTEESTELFDGNPVAGPVWSLVYPHLNMWGFMGEDVVSDKAIPLNGREGGVGNAPMEDRVEAAAMAAPSASRMMKMTVPILKKDGEAREYADTVAGASGSASKSTAQPDLSNVQARTDFRETALWAPAVRTNAQGETVLEFQMPEAVTRWQLLTLAHDQQLHSGMLQRELVTQKSLQVTPNAPRFFREGDQLTFSAKLSNLTDAPISGSTQLLLLDARTQQPIEANVLQSPAQLAFNLPARQSQAVSWSLTIPETAEGQLPIEAITYKVVAKGELSVVGSQLSGTDKKAQKKARRQNKQTTDNQQLTTIEDGEQNTLPVLPNRLLVTESLPLPIVGPATREFELQKLTSTTSATRRNYSLTLEMTENPAWYAVQALPYLMEYPYECSEQVFSRLYANLLATKILQSNPRFKAMLAEWQRAAQSGDKAALTSKLDQNPELKALLLQETPWVRDAQSETERMRRLTELFDEPRLQAETARALIKLAAMQQPNGAFPWFEKMPADRYITQLIVAGFGKLRKLGALDASQDERAAPILRQALAYLDGELQRDYADLRKQKGVNLKQDHLSDLQIQALYARSFWAAPAVAKATQPALAYYQQQAAAFWPARTRYLQAQMALALHRQKQPAAPREIMTALTENALHSPELGMHWKEVRGGYYWREAPTETQATLIEAFDEVQNDQKFVDEMKLWLLKQKQTQSWPSTRATADACYALLLRGSDWLQPTQPLRVTVGGKPVTPPTQQAGTGYYKVSWSAAEIKPGQGRVSVQKTDAGVAWGALYWQYFEQLDKITPAATGLQLERQLYREQRTAGGPVLERLTTASPLRVGDVLVVRLVLRADRDLEYVHLKDQRAAGLELIGQTSGYRYQSGLGYYESPRDAATNFFIGFFPKGTHTFEYRLRAAQAGNFSGGLSQLQCLYAPEFTTHSAGTRVQIAGQP, encoded by the coding sequence ATGCGTTCTTTCCTCTTTAGTTTGCTGGCCCTGCTGATGCTGCTCCCTGGCTCCTCCCAAAACCCGCCGGCGGGTGCCGGCCCCGGCACCCCCGCCGCCTGGAAAAAAATCGACCAGCTGCTGGCCAAAGACCAGACCGCCTCGGCCGACAAGCTGGTAGAGGTCATTTACCAGCAGGCCCGCCAGCGCCAGGACACGCCCGAGTACCTGCGCGCCCTGCTCTATAAGCTGCGCCTGCTGGAGCAAAAAGAGGAGGAAGCCGACGAAAAGGCCATTGCGCTGGTAGAGGCCGACCTGAAAACGGCGCGGTTTCCGGCCCGGCCCATCCTGCACAGCCTGCTGGCCCAGCTCTACTCCAACTATTACCAGGAGCACCGCTACCAGCTCTACGACCGGACCCGCGCCGCCGCGCCCGACCCCGCCGACCAGAGTGCCAACGATCTGCGCACCTGGGATGCCGCCCGCCTGGGCAGCGCCGTGCTGCAACACTACCGCGCCTCCCTGCTCGATGAGCCCCAGCGCCAGCAGCAGCTGAAGCTGGCGGCCCTGGGCTACGCCGTGACGGGTGGCGACGCCGAAAGCCGCGCCCTCACGCCCACGCTCTACGACCTGCTGGCCCGCCGCGCCATCGAGGGCCTCGGCAACGACGAGTTCTACGTGACCCGGCCCGCCGAGCAGTTCGAGCTGACCAATCCGGCCCTGTTCGGCTCCGCTGCCGAGTTTGCCCAGCTAAAGCTGACCGCGCCATTGGCCGACTCGCTGAACGGGCAGCTGCAGGTGCTGCGGGTGCTGCAGCAGCTCACCGCCTTCCGCCTCCGCGAGGCCGCCACCAACCCCGCCGCCCTGGCCGATGTGGACCTGGCCCGCCTGCGCTTCGTGCGCGAGCACGCCGCCCTGCCCGACGAAGACGCCCTGTACCGCGCCGCCCTGCTGCGCGCCATCGACACCTACAAGGCCTTGCCGATTGCCAGCCGGTTTATGTTCGAGCAAGCCAACAGCCTGCGCGAAACCGACCCCACCCAGGCGCGGACGCTGGCTCTGGCCGCCGAAAAAGCCTGGCCGAAGTCGCAGGGCGCCCAGCAGGCCCGCAACCTGCGGCTGGAAATCGAGGCCGTGGAGCTGCGCTTCACCACCGAAGAAGTCGTGCTGCCCGGCCAGCCCTGGCTGCTGAAGCTGAACGTGCGCAACGTGCCGAAGCTGTACGCCACAGCCTACCGCATCAGCGCGGCCCGGCAGCTGCGGGAGCTGGAAAAGCCCACCCGCTACGACGAAGACCGTTTTCAGAAGCGTTACGCCCGCGTGCTGGCCGGCAAGCCCGCCGCCGCCTGGGTACTGGAGCTGCCTGGCCCCGCCGACTACCACGACCATACCGTGCAGCACGCCGGCCCGGCGCTGCCGCTGGGCCACTACCTCATTGTGCTGAGCACCGCCGAGGATGCCCCCACCAAGGAAAAGGCCGGCGTGGCTACCGCCTACGCCGAGCTGAGCGTGAGCGAGCTGAGCGAGTTGCGCCGCAACGCCCCCGCCCAGGAAGGCCCCGAGGTGCTGGTGCTGCACCGCCAGACCGGTGCTCCCCAAGCCGGCGTGCAGGTGCTGCCCTTTTTTCAATATTATGACCAGAAGGCGGGCCAATACAAGCAGCGGCGCGGCTCCGCGCAGGCCACCACCGCCGAGGGCCTGACCCAAATTGTGCTGGGCACCGCCACCGGCCAGAACACCCAGCTCCGCGCCCTGCTGCTCACCCAAGGCCGCGACTCGCTGCTGACCACGCAAAACGGCTACTACGGTCCGCGCCGGGGCGCGCGGGAGCTGGAGCAGCCCCAGCGCCGCACCTTCCTCTACACCGACCGCGCCATCTACCGGCCCGGCCAGACGCTGTACTTCAAAGGTATCTTCACCGAAACCCGCGCCGGCAAGTCGCAGCTGCTGACCAAGCAGGCCGTGTCGGTGCGCCTCGTGGACGTGAACGGCCAGACCGTGCAGACGCTGCCCTTCACCACCTCCGAATTCGGCTCCTTCCACGGCTCCTTGATGCTGCCTACGGGCCTGCTCAACGGCGAAATGAGCTTGCAGACCGATGCCGGCAACGTCAGCTTTGCCGTCGAGGACTACAAGCGGCCCACGTTCCAGGTGACGTTTGAGCCGGTGGCGGGCACGCCCGTGCTGGGCCAATCCGTGACGGTGCGCGGTAAGGCCACCGCCTACGCCGGTCAGCCCATCGATGGCGCCACGGTGCAGTACCGGGTGGTGCGGCGCACGTTCTGGCCCTTCTTCGGCCGCGGCTTCTACGGCGGCGACCAGCCCGAGCTGGAAATCCTCAGCGGCACCACCCGGACCGACTCGGCCGGCGGCTTCGTCGTGACGTTTGTGGCGAAAGGGGAAGCCGCGGCCGGCTCCGGCAAGCGCGGCAACTGGGGGCCCGGCTACGCGTTTGAGGTGACGGCCGATGTGACCGACGCAGCCGGCGAAACCCGCACTGGCCAGCAAAGCGTGAGCCTAAGTACCAGCGCCCTCACGCTCCGCCTGGACGTGCCCGAGCAGCTCAACCGCGAGCAGCTGCCGCCGTTGCAGCTCCTGAGCACCAACGCGGCCGGCGAGCCGCGCCCGGCCCGGGGCACGTTGCGCCTGTTCCGCCTCGCGCCGCCCGCCCGCGCCCTGCGCCCCCGCGCCTGGGACCGGCCCGAGCGCGAAGCCCTAAGCCGCGAAGAGTTCCAGCGCCGCTTCCCGCTAGACGCCTATGCCCGCGAAGACAACGACAGCACCTGGGCCCGCACCCTCGTGCTCACCCAGGACTTCGACACCGACAAAACGCCCCTGCTGCCCAACCTGCGCGCCGCGCTGGCCACCCAGGAGCCCGGCCGCTACCTGCTGGAAGCCACCGCGCCAGCCGCCACCGAGCCGGAGGTGAAAGCCGAGCAGCGCTTCACGCTCTTTTCGGCCACCGCCGCCACGCTGCCCCTGCCCACCTTCGACTGGTTTGTGGCCCTGCAGGACAGCGTGCTGCCCGGCCAGCCGGCCCGCTTCCTGGTGGGCAGCAGCGTCGCCGGGGCGCGGGTGCTGCTGGAAGTGGAAGCCAAGGGCGAAACCCTGCGCCACGAGTGGCTCACGCTGACCGCCAACGAGCAGCGCGTGGTGGAAATCCCGACCACCGTCGCCCTCGACGGCGCGCAGCTGCACCTGCACCTCACGCAAATCCGCGACAACCGCCTCTACCACCACACGGCCACCGTGCAGGTAGCCACGCCGCACGCGCCGCTGGCCCTCAGCATTGCCACCTTCCGCGACAAGCTGCAGCCCGGCCAACAGGAAACCTGGCGCGTCACCATCCGCCAAGCCAACGGCCAGCCCGCCGCGGCCGAGATGCTGGCCTCGCTCTACGACAAGTCGCTGGACGTTTTCCGGCCGCACTCCTTCGCGGAGCCGGAGTTTGCCCGGCCATACTATCCCGCCGTGCTGGCCTGGAACGGCCGGTTTGGCACGGAAGAATCCACGGAGCTGTTTGATGGCAATCCCGTGGCCGGGCCGGTCTGGAGCCTCGTCTACCCGCACCTCAATATGTGGGGCTTTATGGGCGAGGATGTGGTTTCTGATAAAGCAATTCCTCTGAATGGTCGGGAAGGAGGAGTGGGCAATGCGCCTATGGAAGACCGTGTTGAAGCTGCTGCAATGGCGGCTCCATCAGCCTCTCGGATGATGAAGATGACGGTGCCAATACTTAAGAAGGATGGGGAAGCACGAGAGTACGCTGATACTGTAGCCGGTGCTTCAGGCAGTGCTTCTAAATCCACCGCCCAACCCGACCTCAGCAACGTGCAGGCCCGCACCGACTTCCGCGAAACGGCTTTGTGGGCGCCGGCCGTGCGCACCAACGCCCAGGGCGAAACCGTGCTGGAGTTCCAGATGCCCGAGGCCGTAACCCGCTGGCAGCTGCTCACCCTGGCCCACGACCAGCAGCTGCACTCGGGTATGCTGCAGCGCGAGCTGGTGACCCAGAAAAGCCTGCAGGTGACGCCCAACGCCCCGCGCTTCTTCCGCGAAGGCGACCAGCTCACCTTCTCCGCCAAGCTCAGCAACCTCACCGATGCGCCCATCAGCGGCAGCACCCAGCTGCTGCTGCTCGACGCGCGCACCCAGCAGCCCATTGAGGCGAACGTGCTGCAAAGCCCCGCCCAGCTAGCGTTCAATCTGCCCGCCCGCCAAAGCCAGGCCGTGAGCTGGAGCCTCACCATCCCCGAAACCGCCGAAGGCCAGCTGCCCATCGAAGCCATAACCTACAAGGTGGTGGCCAAAGGCGAGTTGTCAGTTGTCGGTTCTCAGTTGTCAGGAACAGATAAGAAAGCGCAGAAAAAGGCCCGCCGCCAGAACAAACAGACAACTGACAACCAACAACTAACAACCATCGAAGACGGCGAGCAGAACACGCTGCCGGTGCTGCCCAACCGTCTGCTGGTCACGGAAAGCCTGCCGCTGCCCATCGTGGGGCCGGCCACCCGGGAGTTTGAGCTGCAGAAGCTGACCAGCACCACCTCGGCCACCCGGCGCAACTACTCGCTCACGCTGGAAATGACTGAAAACCCGGCCTGGTACGCCGTGCAGGCGCTGCCTTACCTGATGGAGTACCCCTACGAGTGCTCCGAGCAGGTGTTCAGCCGCCTCTACGCCAACCTGCTGGCCACCAAAATCCTGCAAAGCAATCCGCGCTTCAAGGCTATGCTGGCCGAGTGGCAGCGCGCCGCCCAGAGCGGGGATAAAGCCGCCCTCACCAGTAAGCTCGACCAGAATCCGGAGCTGAAGGCCCTGCTGCTGCAGGAAACGCCCTGGGTGCGCGACGCGCAAAGCGAAACCGAGCGGATGCGCCGCCTCACGGAGCTGTTCGACGAGCCCCGCCTGCAGGCCGAAACTGCCCGTGCCCTCATCAAGTTGGCCGCCATGCAGCAGCCCAACGGGGCGTTTCCGTGGTTTGAGAAGATGCCCGCTGACCGCTACATCACCCAGCTCATCGTGGCTGGGTTCGGCAAGCTGCGCAAGCTCGGCGCCTTGGATGCCAGCCAGGACGAGCGCGCCGCCCCCATTCTGCGCCAGGCCCTGGCCTACCTCGATGGCGAGCTGCAGCGCGATTACGCCGACCTGCGCAAGCAGAAGGGCGTGAATCTGAAACAAGACCACCTTTCCGACCTGCAGATTCAGGCGCTATATGCCCGCAGCTTCTGGGCTGCGCCGGCCGTAGCCAAGGCCACGCAGCCTGCGCTGGCCTACTACCAGCAGCAGGCCGCCGCCTTCTGGCCCGCCCGCACCCGCTACCTGCAGGCCCAGATGGCCCTGGCCCTGCACCGCCAAAAGCAACCCGCTGCTCCCCGCGAAATCATGACGGCCCTCACCGAAAACGCCCTGCACTCGCCCGAGCTGGGCATGCACTGGAAGGAAGTGCGCGGTGGCTACTACTGGCGCGAGGCCCCCACCGAAACCCAGGCCACCCTCATCGAGGCCTTCGACGAAGTACAGAACGACCAGAAATTCGTGGATGAAATGAAGCTGTGGCTGCTCAAGCAGAAGCAGACCCAGAGCTGGCCCAGCACCCGCGCCACCGCCGATGCCTGCTACGCTCTGCTGCTGCGCGGCTCCGACTGGCTGCAGCCCACCCAGCCCCTGCGCGTGACGGTAGGAGGGAAGCCCGTGACGCCCCCCACCCAGCAGGCCGGCACTGGCTACTACAAAGTCAGCTGGTCCGCCGCCGAAATCAAGCCCGGGCAGGGCCGCGTATCGGTGCAGAAAACCGATGCCGGCGTGGCCTGGGGCGCGCTCTACTGGCAGTATTTCGAGCAGCTGGACAAGATAACGCCCGCCGCCACCGGCCTGCAGCTGGAGCGCCAGCTCTACCGCGAGCAGCGCACCGCCGGCGGCCCGGTGCTGGAGCGCCTCACCACCGCCAGCCCTCTGCGTGTGGGCGACGTGCTGGTGGTGCGCCTAGTGCTGCGCGCCGACCGTGACCTGGAATACGTGCATCTCAAGGACCAGCGCGCCGCCGGCCTGGAGCTCATCGGCCAGACCTCCGGCTACCGCTACCAGAGCGGCCTGGGCTACTACGAGAGCCCCCGCGACGCCGCCACCAACTTCTTCATCGGCTTCTTCCCCAAAGGCACCCACACCTTCGAATACCGGCTGCGGGCGGCGCAGGCCGGCAACTTCTCGGGTGGCCTGAGCCAGCTGCAGTGCCTCTACGCACCGGAGTTCACCACCCACTCGGCTGGCACGCGCGTGCAGATTGCGGGGCAGCCGTAG
- a CDS encoding porin family protein, translating into MKALFTTILGLATVALAAPAAEAQISFGPRIGANFADFSYHTQSSYVLNSQMRLGAQAGVAANIGFGNLAFQPALLYSQKGYRVDLEDSSPNRFSTHQEELRLNYLEVPLNVVYTTNGATGLQVFAGPYLGLALSGKGKEKGTFSTGGLNDIFEGKYDVEFADQAGNGNTKAYYRRFDLGATFGVGYKVGPMQAQLGYAMGISNIVPNDQNNDEPKNKIRNRNLQLGLTYFFGAK; encoded by the coding sequence ATGAAGGCCTTATTCACTACCATACTGGGTTTAGCAACTGTAGCACTGGCGGCTCCCGCCGCTGAGGCACAAATCAGCTTTGGCCCGCGCATCGGGGCTAATTTCGCCGATTTCAGCTACCACACTCAGTCGTCGTATGTTCTCAACTCGCAGATGCGCCTCGGCGCGCAGGCTGGCGTAGCGGCCAACATTGGCTTCGGCAATCTTGCCTTCCAGCCGGCGTTGCTCTACAGCCAAAAAGGCTACCGGGTTGATTTGGAAGATTCCAGCCCCAACAGGTTCTCGACTCATCAGGAAGAACTACGCCTCAACTATCTGGAAGTACCCCTGAATGTGGTGTATACCACTAACGGAGCCACAGGCTTACAAGTATTTGCTGGACCATACTTGGGGCTGGCACTGAGTGGCAAGGGCAAAGAAAAAGGCACGTTCTCTACTGGCGGCCTCAACGATATTTTCGAAGGTAAATACGACGTAGAATTCGCTGACCAAGCCGGTAACGGTAATACAAAAGCCTATTACCGCCGCTTCGACCTGGGCGCCACATTTGGCGTGGGCTACAAGGTTGGCCCAATGCAGGCGCAGCTCGGCTACGCCATGGGTATCAGCAACATTGTCCCCAACGACCAGAACAACGACGAGCCCAAGAACAAAATCCGCAACCGCAACCTACAACTTGGTTTGACCTATTTTTTTGGGGCGAAGTAA
- a CDS encoding DinB family protein — protein MSQTTTRTSEFFDGLTAELTALRDVTQQRFRPLTNDQLNRRPSPDTWSVGQCLEHLNIIGGFYLPSITRKLKQAQERGSTPAETVKHGYIGQKLTAAMKVSPKDKPLKTPQQYAPSGSRLPRTVVEVFGRQLDELLNLLEQARRVNANAVRIPNPIIPLLWPRLTDVLEMLVVHIRRHVAQAERVLQGQGVVA, from the coding sequence ATGAGTCAGACCACCACCCGCACCTCCGAATTCTTCGATGGCCTGACTGCCGAGCTGACCGCCCTGCGCGACGTGACGCAGCAGCGCTTCCGGCCCCTGACCAACGACCAGCTGAACCGCCGCCCCTCGCCCGACACCTGGAGCGTGGGCCAGTGCCTGGAGCATCTCAACATCATCGGGGGCTTCTATTTGCCCAGCATCACGCGCAAGCTCAAGCAGGCGCAGGAGCGCGGCAGCACCCCCGCCGAAACCGTGAAGCACGGCTACATTGGTCAGAAACTGACGGCGGCCATGAAGGTGTCTCCTAAGGATAAACCCCTGAAAACGCCCCAGCAATATGCGCCCAGCGGCTCGCGGCTGCCGCGTACGGTGGTGGAAGTGTTCGGCCGCCAGCTGGATGAATTGCTGAACCTGCTGGAGCAGGCGCGCCGCGTGAATGCCAACGCCGTGCGCATCCCCAACCCCATTATTCCGCTGCTCTGGCCCCGCCTCACCGACGTGCTGGAAATGCTGGTGGTCCACATCCGGCGCCACGTAGCGCAGGCCGAGCGGGTGCTGCAGGGCCAAGGCGTGGTGGCCTGA
- a CDS encoding ComEA family DNA-binding protein yields the protein MPLPPPPPTKAQAPSSGFRARFRAARRRYFGFSRRETTGFAVLLTLLLGLLLAPVLLRPHLPAYDPAADQRQLDQWAAELAAKRQPRPAYAGNGSRYPRRTYPRRPRVPQVALAPFDPNRFSSLDWQARGLPAWLGERLVKYRDAVGGFRAKEQLRRAYGLSDTTYARLAPYIQLPEALPPREPRAYASRPYPDRATDPAGRRFGANSAGPASASAYPRKPRNLQPFDLNTADTTQLMQIRGIGRGLSARVVEYRQRLGGFREAGQLAELYSLRDAPDLVDSLRKYTFVRPGFAPEGVDINNAPFEVLQSHPYVGKRLARVVVAFRQQHGPFRQPADLRQIRILDEATYDRLLPYLLIK from the coding sequence ATGCCGCTGCCTCCTCCCCCACCCACTAAAGCCCAGGCGCCCAGCTCCGGTTTTCGGGCGCGGTTTCGGGCGGCACGGCGGCGCTACTTTGGGTTTTCGCGCCGCGAAACCACCGGCTTTGCGGTGCTCCTGACGCTGTTGCTGGGGCTATTGCTGGCGCCCGTGCTGCTACGGCCGCACCTGCCCGCCTACGACCCCGCCGCCGACCAGCGCCAGCTTGACCAATGGGCTGCCGAGCTGGCCGCCAAACGCCAGCCCCGGCCGGCGTATGCGGGCAACGGCAGCCGCTACCCACGCCGCACGTATCCGCGCCGGCCGCGCGTGCCGCAGGTGGCTCTGGCTCCTTTTGACCCCAACCGGTTTTCCAGCCTCGACTGGCAGGCGCGGGGCCTGCCCGCCTGGCTGGGCGAGCGGCTGGTGAAATACCGCGACGCCGTGGGTGGCTTTCGGGCCAAAGAGCAGCTCCGGCGCGCCTACGGCCTGTCTGACACCACCTACGCCCGCCTCGCGCCCTACATTCAACTGCCTGAGGCCCTGCCGCCGCGCGAGCCGCGCGCCTACGCCAGCCGCCCCTACCCCGACCGGGCCACCGACCCGGCCGGCCGCCGCTTCGGTGCGAACAGCGCTGGCCCGGCCTCAGCCAGTGCCTACCCCCGCAAGCCCCGCAACCTGCAGCCCTTCGACCTGAACACGGCCGATACCACGCAGCTGATGCAGATCCGGGGCATCGGGCGGGGGCTTTCGGCGCGGGTGGTGGAGTACCGGCAGCGGCTGGGGGGCTTCCGCGAGGCCGGCCAGCTGGCGGAGCTCTACAGCCTGCGCGACGCACCCGACCTGGTGGACAGCCTGCGCAAGTACACGTTTGTGCGGCCCGGCTTCGCGCCGGAAGGTGTGGATATCAACAATGCGCCGTTTGAAGTGCTGCAAAGCCACCCCTACGTGGGCAAGCGCCTGGCCCGGGTGGTGGTGGCCTTCCGCCAGCAGCACGGCCCGTTCCGGCAGCCCGCCGACCTGCGCCAGATCCGCATCCTCGACGAGGCCACTTACGACCGGCTGCTGCCTTATCTGCTGATTAAGTGA
- a CDS encoding cold-shock protein, which produces MKTGKVKFFNESKGFGFIIQDENEQDIFVHQTGLIHEIRENDRVSFEVIEGKKGLNAVRVERIAAV; this is translated from the coding sequence ATGAAAACGGGCAAAGTGAAGTTCTTCAACGAATCGAAGGGCTTCGGTTTTATCATCCAGGACGAAAACGAGCAGGATATTTTCGTGCATCAAACAGGTCTGATTCACGAAATCCGGGAAAATGACCGGGTTTCCTTCGAGGTAATTGAAGGCAAAAAAGGCCTGAACGCCGTACGGGTAGAGCGCATTGCAGCCGTGTAA
- a CDS encoding gliding motility lipoprotein GldH, which produces MLKLFRLLPLLGLATALTACDQSQLYEKNVDFSGYTWSVKQKPAFTFDIADTTQRYDVYFNVRNASAYGYYNLYLKHTLTGPDGKPVSQLLHQMFLMDPQTGEPRGQGTGDIYDHQFLALPNQRFRQTGTYKLVLEQYMRQDQLPGLMAVGVRVAQATSRKP; this is translated from the coding sequence ATGCTCAAGCTATTTCGTTTGTTGCCGCTGCTGGGCCTGGCCACCGCACTGACCGCCTGCGACCAGAGTCAGCTCTATGAAAAGAATGTCGATTTTTCGGGCTACACCTGGTCGGTGAAGCAAAAGCCAGCCTTTACGTTCGATATTGCCGACACCACGCAGCGCTACGACGTGTACTTCAACGTGCGCAACGCCTCGGCCTACGGCTACTACAACCTGTACCTGAAGCACACGCTGACCGGGCCCGATGGCAAGCCCGTGTCGCAGCTGCTGCACCAGATGTTTCTGATGGATCCGCAAACCGGCGAGCCGCGCGGCCAGGGCACCGGCGACATCTACGACCACCAGTTTCTGGCGCTGCCCAACCAGCGGTTTCGGCAGACTGGCACCTACAAGTTGGTGTTGGAGCAGTACATGCGCCAGGATCAGCTGCCGGGCCTCATGGCTGTGGGCGTGCGTGTAGCCCAGGCTACCTCGCGCAAGCCCTAG